The following proteins come from a genomic window of Larimichthys crocea isolate SSNF chromosome III, L_crocea_2.0, whole genome shotgun sequence:
- the tmem167a gene encoding protein kish-A, whose product MSAIFNFQSLLTVILLLICTCAYIRAMAPSLLDKNKTGLLGIFWKCARIGERKSPWVACCCVIMAFSILFLQ is encoded by the exons ATG TCGGCCATTTTCAACTTCCAGTCGCTGCTAACAGTGATTCTCCTCCTGATCTGTACCTGTGCCTACATCCGAGCGATGGCTCCCAGTCTGCTAGACAAGAACAAGACCGG gCTTCTAGGAATTTTCTGGAAGTGTGCCAGAATAG GTGAGCGGAAGAGTCCCTGGGTGGCTTGCTGCTGCGTCATCATGGCTTTTAGTAtactgtttctacagtag
- the LOC113744186 gene encoding piggyBac transposable element-derived protein 4-like produces MATARKGRELFTILETSADTESTTVCDSQDSPLNLSADVKWFEIPYRKPDSDEEDEVREEVEDGEGENGFTSTAAAAETADAASFIAGGGCNIILVTGSNGIKHDEEEYAEDCYYSTSTNCSDTTSNDSDIDFSDLEEEERRSFFSFEDDLDDDCTSPDFWGEPDQVISIEPFSAVSGPQHSLGDDADTRDYFRILFPDSLFEHMVEQTNKYALYRQRRSGKSDPHWHPTDVREMKAYVGLNILMGINQLPDTGMYWASDIFIGNAGFKKTMTARRFEKLTQYLQLCDRESEPVRGERGYDALFKVRPLLDVVENTMWDAYTPNRCLTVDKCAIVMKGRFSPTQYMPSKPLRKGLTVWMLCDSRSGYCHRAKIFVGKPDEDEAAASLGYRVVTSLVRGLEGQYHHLFMDSFFTSVPLLQRLLRDGLYACGPTQPGRKGYPEVLRPRNVGKLSQGEFYQCQRGNLVATVTRDVKVVSCLSTNSAPGIVGISPGRQQRETDGEGESDSMESSGLSFGIPRPLPLLLYQENMRGVDLCDQLRECYQVGRPCKKWWRYFLWFYVNLCIVNAYIILRESRGGTPPAGFNGKQFTQRHFRVRLAQQLIGDYQGARGMERAARKRHADSPIEYGHRLERMSERSRRCRNCTNKGLRHESVFGCKICNVHLCRGGCFSEFHK; encoded by the coding sequence ATGGCGACGgcaagaaaagggagagagctTTTTACTATTTTGGAAACTAGCGCGGACACAGAAAGTACCACGGTGTGCGACAGTCAAGACTCTCCGCTTAATCTTTCAGCCGATGTGAAGTGGTTTGAAATTCCGTACAGAAAGCCAGACTCGGACGAGGAAGACGAAGTgcgggaggaggtggaggacggCGAGGGGGAGAATGGATTCACGAGCACAGCAGCCGCGGCGGAGACTGCAGACGCGGCCAGCTTCATCGCAGGAGGAGGCTGCAACATAATTTTGGTCACTGGTAGTAATGGGATCAAGCACGACGAGGAGGAGTACGCAGAGGACTGTTATTATTCTACCTCCACTAACTGCTCTGATACCACCTCAAACGATTCGGATATTGATTTCTCCgatttggaggaggaggagcgcaGGAGTTTTTTCAGCTTTGAAGATGACCTGGACGATGACTGCACTTCTCCAGACTTCTGGGGTGAACCTGACCAGGTAATTTCAATCGAACCTTTCTCCGCTGTCAGTGGCCCTCAGCACTCGCTGGGGGACGATGCTGACACCCGTGACTATTTCCGGATACTCTTCCCAGATTCTCTTTTTGAACACATGgtagaacaaacaaacaaatacgcCCTCTATCGGCAAAGGAGGAGTGGAAAATCAGACCCCCACTGGCACCCCACTGATGTTAGAGAGATGAAAGCTTATGTAGGTCTGAACATTCTTATGGGCATCAATCAGCTTCCGGACACTGGCATGTACTGGGCCAGTGACATTTTCATAGGCAATgcaggctttaaaaaaacaatgactgcCAGGCGCTTTGAAAAACTCACCCAGTATCTCCAGCTGTGTGACCGCGAGTCTGAGCCGGTGCGTGGAGAGCGTGGATATGACGCCCTCTTCAAAGTCAGGCCTCTCCTTGATGTGGTGGAGAACACCATGTGGGATGCGTACACGCCCAATCGCTGTTTGACCGTAGACAAGTGTGCCATTGTCATGAAGGGACGTTTCTCCCCCACCCAGTACATGCCCTCCAAGCCTCTGAGGAAGGGGCTGACAGTGTGGATGCTGTGTGATTCACGCTCAGGCTACTGTCACCGGGCCAAGATCTTTGTAGGAAAGCCAGATGAAGATGAGGCAGCGGCCTCCCTGGGTTACAGGGTTGTGACCTCCCTAGTGCGTGGCCTGGAGGGTCAGTACCACCATCTCTTCATGGACAGCTTCTTCACCTCAGTGCCCCTCCTCCAGCGGCTGCTTAGGGATGGACTATACGCCTGCGGACCCACACAGCCGGGGCGCAAAGGTTACCCAGAGGTCCTCCGCCCCCGCAATGTTGGAAAGCTGTCCCAGGGTGAGTTCTACCAGTGTCAGCGTGGCAACTTGGTTGCTACGGTGACGCGGGATGTCAAGGTGGTTAGCTGCCTCTCCACCAACTCTGCTCCAGGCATCGTGGGTATCAGTCCAGGCCGGCAGCAACGTGAGACAGACGGGGAGGGCGAGAGCGACAGCATGGAGAGCTCAGGTTTGTCTTTCGGCATACCTCGACCTTTACCCTTGTTGTTGTACCAGGAGAACATGAGGGGTGTTGATCTGTGTGACCAGCTGAGGGAGTGCTATCAGGTTGGCAGGCCGTGTAAGAAGTGGTGGCGCTACTTCCTGTGGTTTTACGTCAATCTGTGCATCGTCAATGCCTACATCATCCTGAGGGAGAGCCGAGGGGGCACGCCACCAGCAGGCTTCAACGGCAAGCAGTTCACCCAACGGCACTTCCGGGTGCGCCTTGCTCAGCAGCTGATTGGAGACTACCAAGGGGCAAGGGGCATGGAGCGGGCAGCACGCAAGAGACACGCAGATTCACCCATAGAGTACGGACATCGCCTGGAGCGCATGTCAGAGCGCTCTCGTCGCTGCAGGAACTGCACCAACAAGGGACTGCGACATGAAAGTGTCTTCGGCTGCAAGATATGCAATGTCCACCTATGCAGGGGAGGGTGCTTCTCTGagtttcataaataa
- the LOC109140184 gene encoding arrestin domain-containing protein 3 — MTVKHLSVDYNKVNERGTFSPGDILSGKVTVVTSKEIKVQCFLVKAKGKVKVTWSERVGQEIVVHCNKKKYFYFEHIILQDKNKGDGSEIIGPGRNVYPFTFVIPNTDMPSTYEGKWGKVTYSLRTRLTQSIWLVHKTKIEFPFLTKAEFPFASKSDMIIIELKEQQYATRISFYGSQKVTMNVTSEKVGVKQGEAIGVSVEVLNESTRTVTPKFYLCEKQTFAAQSKRIVHTNDTLFATGDAVPAEISRTMTKVLSIPPQLAPTFFNCGMMKLEYRIRVTLDGVPLARDPEIKLPLVILLGSPKPHEQKPKRSIWFRKLPG, encoded by the exons ATGACTGTTAAGCACCTCTCTGTGGATTACAACAAGGTGAACGAACGAGGCACCTTCTCCCCTGGGGACATCCTCTCAGGAAAGGTGACAGTGGTTACCAGCAAGGAAATCAAAGTGCAGTGTTTTCTGGTCAAAGCCAAAGGAAAGGTTAAGGTGACTTGGTCTGAACGAGTAGGACAAGAGATAGTTGTCCACTGCAACAAGaagaaatacttttattttgaacacaTTATTCTTCAGGATAAAAACAAAGGAGATG GGTCAGAAATCATCGGCCCTGGGAGAAATGTGTATCCATTCACCTTTGTGATTCCAAATAC AGATATGCCTTCAACTTATGAGGGGAAATGGGGCAAAGTTACATATAGTTTGCGAACACGGCTGACTCAGTCTATCTGGCTTGTCCACAAAACCAAGATTGAATTCCCTTTTCTAACCAAAGCAGAGTTTCCTTTTGCCTCCAAATCAGACATGATAATCATCGAACTTAAG GAGCAACAATACGCAACCAGGATTTCATTTTATGGCTCTCAAAAGGTAACAATGAATGTTACCTCAGAAAAGGTGGGAGTAAAGCAAG GCGAGGCAATAGGAGTCTCTGTAGAAGTGCTCAACGAGTCCACCCGCACAGTAACCCCCAAATTCTACCTGTGTGAGAAGCAGACCTTTGCTGCTCAGTCAAAGAGGATAGTACACACAAATGACACCTTGTTTGCAACAGGAGACGCCGTTCCAGCTGAGATCAGTCGGACTATGACCAAGGTTCTGAGTATCCCTCCACAGCTCGCCCCTACCTTCTTCAACTGTGGCATGATGAAGCTTGAGTACAGAATCAGG GTCACTCTTGACGGTGTCCCTCTGGCAAGAGACCCAGAGATCAAACTTCCTCTGGTCATTCTTTTGGGTTCGCCAAAACCACATGAACAAAAACCAAAGAGATCCATCTGGTTTCGAAAGCTTCCCGGTTAA
- the LOC104929279 gene encoding arrestin domain-containing protein 3 isoform X3, whose amino-acid sequence MTITNFSIEYDAINRNNTFTNGDTINGRIIVEVSKETKIDSLIFIAQGRARVCWSEHYGQYAHYTYWATEKYYNVTHDILRETRQDVPGTEVIGKGRHVFPFSFRIPNRKIPSTFKTHIGKIVHKLKAELKQPMKLKKKAKIHFTFVSKADMDIPGLMEPQFGCKNKSVKVFASGNVSMDVHTKRMGYKQGRDLKVTVEINNCSTRSVKPKFILYEKKSYFAQGRRKVCTKEIFNEKIETVASSNKETVTKVITIPRELPPSILNSAIIKLEYRLKVCLNIKCALDPEIKLPIVVLPASEVPADYGFEEFGHPNQASWNIAPQKPAVPQPVEPPPPYGAYAMYPSFPDSDKHSDDL is encoded by the exons ATGACCATCACAAATTTCTCAATCGAATATGATGCCATCAACAGGAACAACACCTTCACAAATGGAGATACTATTAATGGAAGAATCATCGTGGAGGTTTCTAAGGAAACTAAAATCGATTCACTTATTTTCATAGCACAGGGAAGAGCTCGGGTTTGCTGGAGTGAACATTATGGGCAATATGCACATTATACGTACTGGGCTACTGAGAAATATTATAATGTCACACATGATATCCTGAGAGAGACGAGACAAGATG TTCCAGGCACTGAAGTCATTGGCAAAGGAAGACACgtatttcctttttccttcagGATTCCCAACAG AAAGATCCCATCAactttcaaaacacacataGGCAAAATTGTTCACAAGCTGAAGGCAGAGCTGAAACAACCAatgaagctgaagaaaaaggCCAAAATCCACTTCACATTTGTGTCCAAAGCAGACATGGATATTCCTGGACTTATG GAACCTCAGTTTGGATGTAAGAATAAATCTGTCAAAGTGTTTGCCTCTGGAAATGTTTCAATGGATGTTCACACCAAGCGGATGGGATACAAGCAAG GTAGGGATCTCAAAGTCACGGTTGAAATCAACAACTGCTCAACTCGTTCAGTGAAGCCCAAATTCATTCTCTATGAGAAGAAGAGCTACTTTGCCCAGGGTCGCAGAAAGGTTTGCACAAAGGAGATCTTTAATGAGAAGATTGAGACTGTTGCATCCTCGAACAAAGAGACTGTGACCAAGGTGATCACCATCCCCAGGGAACTACCTCCCTCCATCTTGAACAGCGCCATCATCAAGCTGGAGTACAGGCTGAAG GTTTGTCTGAACATCAAATGTGCTTTAGACCCAGAAATCAAACTCCCTATAGTCGTCCTACCTGCCTCTGAGGTTCCTGCTGACTATGGATTTGAAGAATTTGGGC ACCCAAACCAAGCATCCTGGAACATCGCACCACAGAAACCAGCAGTGCCCCAACCCGTGGAACCCCCACCCCCCTATGGAGCATATGCAATGTACCCCTCCTTTCCTGATTCTGACAAACATTCGGATGACCTGTAA
- the LOC104929279 gene encoding arrestin domain-containing protein 3 isoform X2, whose translation MTITNFSIEYDAINRNNTFTNGDTINGRIIVEVSKETKIDSLIFIAQGRARVCWSEHYGQYAHYTYWATEKYYNVTHDILRETRQDVPGTEVIGKGRHVFPFSFRIPNRKIPSTFKTHIGKIVHKLKAELKQPMKLKKKAKIHFTFVSKADMDIPGLMEPQFGCKNKSVKVFASGNVSMDVHTKRMGYKQGRDLKVTVEINNCSTRSVKPKFILYEKKSYFAQGRRKVCTKEIFNEKIETVASSNKETVTKVITIPRELPPSILNSAIIKLEYRLKVCLNIKCALDPEIKLPIVVLPASEVPADYGFEEFGHPNQASWNIAPQKPAVPQPVEPPPPYGAYAMYPSFPDSDKHSDDL comes from the exons ATGACCATCACAAATTTCTCAATCGAATATGATGCCATCAACAGGAACAACACCTTCACAAATGGAGATACTATTAATGGAAGAATCATCGTGGAGGTTTCTAAGGAAACTAAAATCGATTCACTTATTTTCATAGCACAGGGAAGAGCTCGGGTTTGCTGGAGTGAACATTATGGGCAATATGCACATTATACGTACTGGGCTACTGAGAAATATTATAATGTCACACATGATATCCTGAGAGAGACGAGACAAGATG TTCCAGGCACTGAAGTCATTGGCAAAGGAAGACACgtatttcctttttccttcagGATTCCCAACAG AAAGATCCCATCAactttcaaaacacacataGGCAAAATTGTTCACAAGCTGAAGGCAGAGCTGAAACAACCAatgaagctgaagaaaaaggCCAAAATCCACTTCACATTTGTGTCCAAAGCAGACATGGATATTCCTGGACTTATG GAACCTCAGTTTGGATGTAAGAATAAATCTGTCAAAGTGTTTGCCTCTGGAAATGTTTCAATGGATGTTCACACCAAGCGGATGGGATACAAGCAAG GTAGGGATCTCAAAGTCACGGTTGAAATCAACAACTGCTCAACTCGTTCAGTGAAGCCCAAATTCATTCTCTATGAGAAGAAGAGCTACTTTGCCCAGGGTCGCAGAAAGGTTTGCACAAAGGAGATCTTTAATGAGAAGATTGAGACTGTTGCATCCTCGAACAAAGAGACTGTGACCAAGGTGATCACCATCCCCAGGGAACTACCTCCCTCCATCTTGAACAGCGCCATCATCAAGCTGGAGTACAGGCTGAAG GTTTGTCTGAACATCAAATGTGCTTTAGACCCAGAAATCAAACTCCCTATAGTCGTCCTACCTGCCTCTGAGGTTCCTGCTGACTATGGATTTGAAGAATTTGGGCACCCAAAC CAAGCATCCTGGAACATCGCACCACAGAAACCAGCAGTGCCCCAACCCGTGGAACCCCCACCCCCCTATGGAGCATATGCAATGTACCCCTCCTTTCCTGATTCTGACAAACATTCGGATGACCTGTAA
- the LOC104929279 gene encoding arrestin domain-containing protein 3 isoform X1, which produces MTITNFSIEYDAINRNNTFTNGDTINGRIIVEVSKETKIDSLIFIAQGRARVCWSEHYGQYAHYTYWATEKYYNVTHDILRETRQDVPGTEVIGKGRHVFPFSFRIPNRKIPSTFKTHIGKIVHKLKAELKQPMKLKKKAKIHFTFVSKADMDIPGLMEPQFGCKNKSVKVFASGNVSMDVHTKRMGYKQGRDLKVTVEINNCSTRSVKPKFILYEKKSYFAQGRRKVCTKEIFNEKIETVASSNKETVTKVITIPRELPPSILNSAIIKLEYRLKVCLNIKCALDPEIKLPIVVLPASEVPADYGFEEFGHPNQTQTHPNPNPNQASWNIAPQKPAVPQPVEPPPPYGAYAMYPSFPDSDKHSDDL; this is translated from the exons ATGACCATCACAAATTTCTCAATCGAATATGATGCCATCAACAGGAACAACACCTTCACAAATGGAGATACTATTAATGGAAGAATCATCGTGGAGGTTTCTAAGGAAACTAAAATCGATTCACTTATTTTCATAGCACAGGGAAGAGCTCGGGTTTGCTGGAGTGAACATTATGGGCAATATGCACATTATACGTACTGGGCTACTGAGAAATATTATAATGTCACACATGATATCCTGAGAGAGACGAGACAAGATG TTCCAGGCACTGAAGTCATTGGCAAAGGAAGACACgtatttcctttttccttcagGATTCCCAACAG AAAGATCCCATCAactttcaaaacacacataGGCAAAATTGTTCACAAGCTGAAGGCAGAGCTGAAACAACCAatgaagctgaagaaaaaggCCAAAATCCACTTCACATTTGTGTCCAAAGCAGACATGGATATTCCTGGACTTATG GAACCTCAGTTTGGATGTAAGAATAAATCTGTCAAAGTGTTTGCCTCTGGAAATGTTTCAATGGATGTTCACACCAAGCGGATGGGATACAAGCAAG GTAGGGATCTCAAAGTCACGGTTGAAATCAACAACTGCTCAACTCGTTCAGTGAAGCCCAAATTCATTCTCTATGAGAAGAAGAGCTACTTTGCCCAGGGTCGCAGAAAGGTTTGCACAAAGGAGATCTTTAATGAGAAGATTGAGACTGTTGCATCCTCGAACAAAGAGACTGTGACCAAGGTGATCACCATCCCCAGGGAACTACCTCCCTCCATCTTGAACAGCGCCATCATCAAGCTGGAGTACAGGCTGAAG GTTTGTCTGAACATCAAATGTGCTTTAGACCCAGAAATCAAACTCCCTATAGTCGTCCTACCTGCCTCTGAGGTTCCTGCTGACTATGGATTTGAAGAATTTGGGCACCCAAACCAAACCCAAACCCACCCAAACCCAAACCCAAACCAAGCATCCTGGAACATCGCACCACAGAAACCAGCAGTGCCCCAACCCGTGGAACCCCCACCCCCCTATGGAGCATATGCAATGTACCCCTCCTTTCCTGATTCTGACAAACATTCGGATGACCTGTAA